In Arachis stenosperma cultivar V10309 chromosome 1, arast.V10309.gnm1.PFL2, whole genome shotgun sequence, one DNA window encodes the following:
- the LOC130944555 gene encoding transcription factor TEOSINTE BRANCHED 1, translated as MYSSPNSSNTIHHFINGNDDQVSPYPNNQPLLLPSSSSSSNVRPFSIESSPSSKEEQANNNNCASTLPPSLPLSPPPTPSFSFFQFPYSPLFEDNEIFLNGEFHFLHHQSLAQSDHNDQAGVVNMEVSTTATNKNSSGQGMTITTAAATATTAPVATTTTTRRRSSKRDRHSKINTARGLRDRRMRLSLEVARRFFGLQDMLGFDKASKTVEWLLNQAKVEIKQLAREKKKNHQSCSSFNGKSASSTSECEGVSSLDEVAISENQGHNGKLLPTPTTTTKTKKRRGSNKVSRKSSFNPIGKESREKARERARERTREKTRLKKLAHQESTANNNDQNNNNNDNDNNKQCNNNDDVATSVIGLNGLSTWNPFENVEESAGTNNNDSNHHSQGLNPPSSLAQAEAEEPSSSAKDHHRPLEAAAEDMVHHEEESLVIMSKWSPTMIFNSLVNNSSIFQEHHQFAEFQSMGKSWENYNNYA; from the exons ATGTATTCATCACCAAATAGTAGTAACACTATTCATCACTTCATCAATGGCAACGACGACCAAGTCTCCCCCTACCCTAATAACCAACCATTATTACTTCCctcttcttcgtcttcttctaATGTTAGGCCTTTTTCAATTGAAAGCAGCCCTTCTTCAAAAGAAGAACAagccaataataataattgtgcttctactcttcctccttctcttcctctttctcctcctcccactccttctttttctttctttcagtTCCCTTACTCTCCATTATTTGAAGACAATGAGATTTTCCTTAACGGAGAATTTCACTTTCTTCATCACCAGTCTCTGGCACAGTCTGATCACAACGATCAGGCAGGAGTAGTAAACATGGAGGTTTCAACCACCGCCACTAACAAGAACTCATCAGGGCAAGGCATGACCATCACCACCGCTGCCGCCACCGCCACCACCGCCCCTGTGGctacaaccaccaccacaagaAGAAGATCAAGCAAGAGGGACCGGCACAGCAAGATCAACACCGCTAGGGGACTAAGGGACAGAAGAATGAGATTGTCCCTTGAAGTTGCTAGAAGATTCTTCGGTCTTCAAGATATGCTTGGATTCGACAAAGCAAGCAAGACCGTTGAGTGGCTGCTCAACCAAGCGAAAGTGGAGATCAAACAACTCGcaagggagaagaagaagaatcaccAAAGCTGTAGCAGCTTCAATGGCAAAAGCGCCTCTTCAACTTCTGAGTGCGAAGGGGTTTCGAGCTTGGACGAAGTGGCCATAAGCGAAAATCAAGGACATAATGGAAAACTATTACCCACACCAACAACTACCACGAAGACGAAGAAGCGAAGGGGTAGTAACAAAGTTTCAAGGAAAAGCTCATTCAATCCAATTGGTAAAGAATCGAGGGAAAAGGCAAGGGAAAGGGCCCGggaaagaacaagagagaagacCAGGTTGAAGAAGCTTGCTCATCAAGAATCAACGGCAAATAATAATGatcaaaataacaataataatgataatgataataataagcAATGCAACAACAATGATGATGTGGCAACAAGTGTTATTGGATTGAATGGATTGAGTACATGGAACCCCTTTGAGAATGTTGAAGAATCTGCAGGTACTAATAATAACGATAGTAATCACCATAGTCAAGGCTTGAATCCTCCTTCTTCCCTTGCCCAAGCAGAAGCAGAAGAACCAAGTTCTTCGGCGAAGGATCACCACCGGCCTTTGGAAGCTGCTGCGGAGGACATGGTGCATCACGAAGAAGAATCTCTTGTGATTATGAGCAAATGGAGTCCAACAATGATCTTCAATTCTCTCGTCAATAACTCCTCAATCTTTCAAGAA CATCATCAATTTGCAGAATTTCAGTCCATGGGAAAATCCTGGGAGAACTACAACAATTACGCGTAA